Proteins co-encoded in one Balneolaceae bacterium genomic window:
- the recD gene encoding exodeoxyribonuclease V subunit alpha, translating to MSGQLSFIKDWFEEGVESGWIEIYEREMLRFLEREYGKLDDGIRMCTVFLSLFIKAGHTCLPLDRSPQEWVEILGLDLENSSLLKRENLNVSEVKTSPIVGSPGDMKPLILSENRLTFRRYWYYEYIAGQWIKDNISKNSITDIDDISVQNLSHFFPEEENNINWQKVAAALSLFKPFLIISGGPGTGKTTTVARILALHQRLSGERLNIALAAPTGKAAGRMGEALNRELKKLNLSKEELRHFPSEAKTVHRLLSGTESSGLLPPVEKKNLRQDLIIVDEASMMDLSLMYRLVDHLSENTKLILLGDKDQLASVEAGAVFADLCQKTENSFLPVTIQALKKFGISDELPDHAESQISDSIVYLTKSYRFDESSGIGRLSDIVKNQNIQNEDVNSVFDKYSDLHHQPFNYQKEDIQHILEDLTQKIKRCEEIRTPNEMMELWKKSIWLMVLRRGLTGTERLNRLIEERLASERVVQMEKGWYHGRPIMITQNDYNLGVFNGDLGVCLEDREDTFWVYVETGSEIKRFKPHRLTHFDPAYFLTVHKSQGSEFNHVNFLLPQKDTSILTKELIYTAITRARESFSLYGDLDLFERGMRRETQRFTGLGEMLYSN from the coding sequence GTGAGCGGGCAATTATCATTTATAAAGGATTGGTTTGAGGAGGGAGTTGAGTCCGGCTGGATTGAAATTTATGAGCGGGAAATGTTACGCTTTTTGGAGAGGGAATATGGCAAACTGGACGATGGAATTCGGATGTGTACAGTATTTCTTTCACTCTTTATTAAGGCAGGTCATACCTGTTTACCGCTCGACCGGAGCCCGCAGGAGTGGGTTGAAATCCTTGGGCTGGATCTTGAGAATTCCTCTTTATTAAAGAGAGAAAATTTGAATGTTTCGGAGGTAAAAACGAGTCCTATTGTGGGATCTCCCGGTGATATGAAACCACTCATACTGAGTGAAAATCGACTTACATTCAGGCGGTATTGGTACTATGAATATATTGCAGGACAATGGATTAAAGATAATATATCAAAAAATTCGATAACTGATATAGATGATATATCAGTACAAAATCTGAGTCATTTCTTCCCGGAAGAGGAAAATAATATCAACTGGCAGAAAGTGGCTGCTGCGCTTTCGTTGTTTAAGCCGTTTTTAATCATCTCCGGCGGACCCGGAACGGGAAAAACCACGACGGTTGCACGGATTCTCGCACTGCACCAGAGACTGTCAGGTGAACGATTGAACATCGCCCTTGCAGCGCCGACCGGGAAGGCCGCAGGAAGAATGGGTGAAGCGCTGAACCGTGAGCTGAAAAAATTGAATTTGAGTAAAGAGGAACTCCGGCATTTTCCGAGTGAGGCGAAGACTGTACACCGGTTGTTATCGGGAACGGAATCGAGTGGATTGTTACCGCCGGTTGAAAAGAAAAACCTGCGCCAGGATTTGATCATTGTGGATGAAGCTTCCATGATGGATCTCTCGCTGATGTACCGATTGGTGGATCACCTTAGTGAGAATACAAAATTAATTTTGCTTGGGGATAAAGATCAGCTTGCATCGGTAGAGGCTGGGGCGGTATTTGCAGATCTGTGTCAGAAAACAGAGAATAGCTTTTTACCGGTAACGATTCAGGCTTTGAAGAAGTTTGGGATTTCAGATGAATTGCCGGATCATGCTGAATCTCAAATCAGTGATTCGATTGTATATCTCACCAAGAGTTATCGGTTTGATGAATCGAGTGGAATCGGGCGGTTGTCTGATATCGTCAAAAACCAAAATATACAGAATGAAGATGTGAACTCTGTTTTTGATAAATATTCAGATCTGCATCATCAACCATTCAATTATCAAAAAGAAGATATTCAACATATTTTGGAAGATCTGACGCAGAAAATTAAAAGATGTGAAGAGATCCGAACTCCAAATGAGATGATGGAGCTATGGAAAAAATCGATCTGGCTGATGGTACTTCGAAGGGGACTGACAGGAACAGAGCGGCTCAACCGGTTGATCGAAGAACGTTTAGCTTCTGAGCGTGTAGTGCAAATGGAGAAGGGTTGGTATCACGGACGGCCGATTATGATTACTCAAAATGATTACAATCTTGGGGTGTTTAACGGTGATCTTGGAGTTTGCCTGGAGGACAGGGAGGATACATTTTGGGTATATGTGGAAACCGGATCAGAGATCAAACGATTCAAGCCTCATCGGCTCACTCATTTCGATCCTGCTTATTTTCTAACCGTACATAAAAGCCAGGGTTCGGAATTTAATCATGTAAACTTTTTACTACCTCAAAAAGATACATCAATTCTGACGAAGGAGTTGATCTACACGGCCATCACCAGGGCGAGAGAGAGTTTTTCGCTGTATGGAGACCTGGATCTCTTTGAGAGGGGAATGAGGAGAGAAACCCAGCGCTTTACAGGGTTGGGAGAGATGCTGTATTCAAATTGA
- the recB gene encoding exodeoxyribonuclease V subunit beta: MMKPIDSLYDIDWKPRILIEASAGTGKTYTLTALYIRLLIEKKLDVDQILVMTFTKKATAELKERIFRRLKECLVSLEQKIESNDAFANELVDQVAHREEAIQRLRAAIQNFDDSQVFTIHGFCQKILKEEALKAGTPFDFEVVQQDELLTQAVEDFWRNFMNRYSDTEAGKYYISKLLDIADSPSELRDQLSVIFSKPYAKLEGEGLDDAVGYLGDLLKIRRDVVDLWNAEKAAVRQELLQCDLKYYTKKNVESRIREMQKFADDSSFSMDRFDQLKYFTSRYINDPENLKSGTNRVPNHPFFKVCDEYFERVQEFDKVKTTLIQKAVEEIEKIREKLSINSNTVTYDDLLNSVERALVDSESLPEILQKKYPAALVDEFQDTDPTQYSILNSIYPSQKTESSLVMIGDPKQAIYAFRGADVYTYIQARDESFVEQYTLHKNFRSTPSFNKAVNTLFGLSAQPFIEKGIEYLDVDTGQTELEDQFLIDEKRSSKIQLITKPGIESSKDDANRFVFSQTVREIARLLRRAEEGEVLIKNRKLEAGDIAVLVSSHKHAEEMKRRLKEAGIDSVTYSREKVFESAEARRLETVMTAILDPYNRTAVNNALVSGFWGQNLNELYELSIEGDQRQILIDELQELEEVWLRDGFYPMFRKLLFSGERIAKLAQFSSSERILTNLYQLADICAKAEKEGKFDPNALHSWFVDEMADPDKDDEKTLLLESDQNLVKISTIHNSKGLEFPVVFCPTLWDVKKANSKKLLTEYHDQHGDPVIRYDQMPGGEMDEAVYQSRIENTAEEVRKYYVAVTRAKYLCVIPWAHHDASLRSGVVSSLMDHETVREIIQNRSKLKAETDFTDETILNLFRELEQKSDGAIELTIREADEKTEEGSERVWDRSGQLQVSKYNGRLNLDIQRQVESFSSLTSHKAAPGEPDYDQVMDSYLSAIHQQREEIRDLNIFTFPRGATAGTAIHKLFEDQNFRFDTALSDDHSSVIEKVLDQYQIDQKWMTVTQNMIRNVVSADIPGLMLSEVKDHEQLREMEFHFKTKQPSLENILKIIRSRDKVQQTSKNGIKNFLTGFIDLIVRQNGRYYIVDYKSNYLGDTLADYSREHLKEEIYNASYDVQYHLYTVALLKYLKSRITEFDYERDFGGVAYLFVRGMRKGEDGGVWFHKPDEIVIESLTNELEVQL, encoded by the coding sequence ATGATGAAACCGATCGATTCACTGTATGATATTGACTGGAAACCGCGAATTCTAATTGAGGCCAGTGCTGGTACCGGGAAAACCTATACCTTAACGGCCCTTTATATCCGTCTTCTGATTGAGAAAAAACTGGATGTGGATCAGATATTGGTGATGACATTCACCAAAAAAGCGACGGCCGAACTCAAAGAGAGAATTTTCAGGCGGCTGAAAGAGTGTTTGGTCAGCCTGGAACAGAAGATCGAATCCAATGATGCGTTTGCAAACGAGTTGGTGGATCAGGTTGCTCACAGGGAGGAAGCTATTCAACGCCTCAGGGCAGCAATTCAAAATTTCGATGACAGCCAGGTGTTTACCATTCACGGATTTTGTCAGAAAATATTGAAAGAGGAGGCGCTCAAAGCCGGAACTCCGTTTGATTTTGAAGTCGTTCAGCAAGACGAACTATTGACTCAGGCTGTTGAAGATTTCTGGCGAAATTTTATGAATCGATATAGCGACACCGAAGCTGGAAAGTATTACATCTCAAAACTTTTAGATATTGCGGATTCACCATCAGAATTGAGAGATCAACTGAGTGTGATTTTCAGTAAGCCGTATGCGAAGCTTGAAGGAGAGGGGCTTGATGATGCGGTTGGTTACCTGGGAGATCTGCTAAAAATTCGGCGGGATGTTGTTGATTTGTGGAATGCTGAGAAAGCGGCTGTCAGACAGGAACTGCTTCAATGCGATTTGAAATATTACACGAAGAAAAATGTTGAATCGCGGATCAGGGAGATGCAAAAGTTCGCTGATGATTCTTCATTTTCGATGGATAGATTTGATCAGTTAAAATACTTCACATCCCGATATATTAACGATCCTGAGAATTTGAAATCCGGTACGAACAGAGTCCCCAACCACCCCTTTTTTAAAGTCTGTGACGAGTATTTTGAAAGAGTTCAAGAGTTTGACAAGGTAAAAACAACCCTCATTCAGAAAGCAGTTGAAGAAATTGAAAAAATACGAGAAAAACTCTCAATTAATTCCAATACAGTTACTTACGATGATCTTTTAAACAGTGTAGAGAGGGCTTTAGTCGATTCGGAAAGCTTACCGGAAATTCTTCAAAAGAAATATCCCGCTGCACTGGTTGATGAATTCCAGGACACAGATCCCACTCAGTACTCAATCCTCAATTCAATTTATCCATCTCAGAAAACGGAATCCTCTTTGGTGATGATCGGCGACCCAAAACAGGCGATTTATGCATTTCGCGGAGCGGATGTTTACACCTATATCCAGGCAAGAGATGAATCATTTGTGGAGCAATATACACTTCATAAAAATTTTAGAAGCACGCCGAGTTTCAACAAAGCAGTTAACACATTATTTGGGCTTTCCGCCCAGCCGTTTATCGAAAAGGGGATTGAATATTTGGACGTAGATACGGGACAGACGGAGTTGGAAGATCAGTTTTTGATTGATGAAAAACGTTCAAGTAAAATTCAATTGATCACGAAACCGGGAATTGAATCCAGTAAAGATGATGCCAACCGGTTTGTATTTTCTCAAACGGTTCGAGAGATCGCAAGACTATTGCGAAGGGCAGAGGAGGGAGAAGTATTAATCAAAAACCGGAAACTGGAGGCGGGGGATATTGCTGTATTGGTTTCAAGTCATAAGCACGCGGAAGAGATGAAGAGAAGGCTAAAAGAGGCCGGTATTGATTCTGTGACCTATTCGAGAGAGAAGGTATTTGAATCCGCTGAGGCACGTCGACTCGAGACTGTGATGACTGCCATTTTGGATCCGTATAATCGAACGGCCGTGAATAATGCTCTTGTCTCTGGTTTTTGGGGACAGAACCTGAATGAACTTTACGAGCTATCAATTGAAGGGGATCAGCGGCAAATATTGATTGATGAACTGCAGGAGTTGGAAGAAGTTTGGCTGCGGGATGGTTTTTATCCAATGTTCAGGAAACTTCTTTTTTCGGGTGAACGAATTGCCAAACTGGCTCAGTTTTCAAGCTCCGAGCGAATTCTCACCAACTTATACCAACTGGCGGATATTTGCGCAAAAGCTGAAAAGGAGGGTAAGTTCGACCCGAATGCATTGCACTCTTGGTTTGTGGATGAGATGGCCGACCCCGATAAAGATGACGAGAAAACCTTGTTGTTGGAAAGCGACCAAAACCTGGTGAAGATCAGTACAATTCATAATAGTAAAGGCCTGGAATTCCCGGTCGTATTTTGTCCCACGCTTTGGGATGTGAAGAAAGCAAATAGCAAGAAACTTCTGACTGAATACCACGATCAACATGGTGATCCTGTCATACGGTATGATCAGATGCCGGGCGGGGAAATGGATGAGGCAGTTTATCAAAGCCGTATTGAAAATACCGCTGAGGAGGTCCGGAAATATTATGTGGCGGTAACACGTGCAAAATATCTTTGCGTAATTCCCTGGGCGCATCACGATGCCTCTCTGCGTTCGGGGGTGGTATCTTCTTTGATGGATCACGAAACTGTGAGGGAGATTATCCAAAACAGATCAAAACTGAAAGCTGAGACAGATTTTACAGATGAGACCATTCTTAACTTGTTCAGAGAATTGGAGCAAAAATCTGACGGGGCGATCGAATTAACAATCAGGGAAGCGGATGAAAAAACAGAGGAGGGGTCAGAAAGAGTTTGGGACAGATCCGGGCAGTTGCAAGTGAGTAAGTATAACGGCCGCTTAAATTTAGATATCCAGAGACAAGTGGAGAGTTTTTCATCTCTGACGAGCCACAAGGCGGCCCCCGGTGAGCCGGACTATGATCAGGTAATGGATTCGTATCTCTCGGCTATACATCAACAGAGAGAGGAGATTCGCGATTTGAACATCTTTACTTTTCCGCGGGGAGCTACTGCGGGAACGGCGATTCATAAACTTTTTGAGGATCAAAACTTTAGGTTTGATACGGCTCTCAGCGATGATCATTCATCTGTTATTGAAAAGGTTTTAGACCAGTATCAGATTGATCAAAAGTGGATGACAGTCACCCAGAATATGATTCGTAATGTTGTTTCAGCAGATATTCCCGGACTAATGTTGAGTGAGGTAAAAGATCATGAGCAGCTCCGGGAGATGGAATTTCATTTTAAGACAAAGCAGCCATCGTTAGAGAATATCCTGAAGATTATTCGGTCAAGGGACAAGGTTCAGCAGACATCGAAGAATGGGATAAAAAACTTTTTAACGGGTTTTATTGATCTGATTGTGCGGCAAAACGGGAGATACTATATCGTTGATTACAAATCGAACTATTTGGGAGATACATTGGCAGATTATAGCCGCGAACATTTGAAGGAAGAGATCTACAACGCTTCGTATGATGTGCAATATCACCTCTACACTGTGGCTCTTTTGAAGTATTTGAAATCACGAATAACGGAATTTGATTATGAGAGAGATTTTGGCGGAGTGGCCTATCTTTTTGTTCGCGGAATGCGAAAAGGGGAGGACGGCGGTGTCTGGTTTCATAAGCCGGATGAGATTGTGATTGAAAGCCTGACAAACGAATTGGAGGTGCAGCTGTGA
- a CDS encoding exodeoxyribonuclease V subunit gamma: protein MIHLTKSHNLKILSGELAEKLAEKAPDDPFVSQKIIVPNLDTARWFKLFAAENNGIAANMECILPAEWLWRQIRKIYPDLPELLPSDLQPMKWSLFQLLNDEKVREKFGILDRYVQSQPDDRREQAVFQLAGQIASVFDEYLVYRPLMILGWQQGKSGEGDEQWQSELWRLLNNSWKESGNQKVKNRAELYVEIATALSRKTVETDDSLFVLNPGLLPMPIIKLLKKAGDQSDVFIFQVELTKQLENNQNELFQVIGKESVSIHEVINSLGPDETLNLHSKISENRSLNQVQNNILNGNPVKNISNSEGDITGIEIRSCHSPLREIEVLHQFLLEKFEEDDTLHPDDILVATPDLDTYRPYIKAVFDQAENDVPHIPYHAGYSARQTDVGIERALLRLLSLIDSRFKQSDVIDLFMMKPVYQSYGISESDCHKLKRWIEENHVVWGLDANHRKEFDQPPEELQTWSSALRRGWFGNLLGGKEGEVVDEMLLYQSIRTTNDQQTWSAFSNYLSQLDNMRKEVKQKKSCGDWSKWLTDRMKSIFDDLLLESVEAQTIKRTMGQIQEQAEVAGCERKISFSLFKSELSSLLDRYRASGALFTKGVTFSSMVPVRSIPFKIIALIGLNESNFPRKQISPDFDLMAQNPLPGERNRKNEDRNLFLESIMAAGEVHYCSFIGQSPVDNEEIPPSTIVSEWVDVISNSSGIEVKKIIKKEALSGFSRTNFESKKNYSGVYLQTAQAIQDDENSMSGLKIHKPIPLEESEEPIQIDELSRFYSNPIRWFLRKRFEVSLRESDQEKDEFELDHLEKHILFQRVFGWVLESMSDQQIQEYLMQSGAVPVGWSGERKVLDIKKNVRTAISILKNAGIDPNLHKFPVNVSIGDHQLEGNLTSYSEAQFVDITPSGFSGKVALDSWIKHLCGAVNDHFREKNSLLFCELKKGEPKKKVFRPVQNADEILTELIDFYREGVTAPQTFFPKTLYAFEERERDEKTDSYKKAAKAFNTDDYSFGENSDLAVQALLGEGVEFRREFITDRYRQIMGRMMDYMEEEDDETDRFTV, encoded by the coding sequence ATGATTCATCTTACCAAGAGCCATAATCTAAAAATACTTTCCGGGGAGCTGGCTGAAAAGTTAGCGGAAAAAGCTCCTGATGATCCGTTTGTTTCTCAAAAAATCATTGTCCCGAATTTGGATACGGCGCGATGGTTTAAACTTTTTGCGGCAGAAAATAACGGGATTGCAGCAAACATGGAGTGTATACTTCCCGCAGAGTGGCTCTGGAGACAAATCCGAAAAATCTACCCTGACCTTCCGGAACTTCTGCCATCCGATCTGCAGCCGATGAAATGGTCGTTATTCCAGTTGCTGAATGATGAAAAAGTGCGTGAGAAGTTCGGGATATTGGATCGGTATGTTCAAAGTCAGCCGGATGATAGGAGGGAGCAAGCTGTTTTTCAACTGGCCGGACAGATCGCTTCTGTGTTTGATGAATATCTTGTTTACAGGCCGTTGATGATTTTGGGATGGCAGCAGGGAAAATCAGGAGAAGGGGATGAACAGTGGCAGTCGGAACTCTGGCGATTATTGAACAATTCATGGAAAGAGTCAGGGAATCAAAAAGTAAAAAACCGGGCGGAGCTTTATGTTGAAATCGCAACAGCATTATCAAGGAAAACTGTTGAAACGGATGATTCACTCTTTGTTCTGAATCCTGGATTATTGCCGATGCCAATAATAAAGTTATTAAAAAAAGCAGGAGATCAATCAGATGTTTTCATTTTCCAGGTTGAACTAACAAAACAGCTTGAAAATAATCAAAATGAACTATTTCAAGTTATTGGTAAAGAGTCAGTTAGTATCCATGAAGTCATAAATAGTTTAGGTCCTGATGAAACTTTAAATCTTCATTCTAAAATTTCAGAGAACCGGTCTTTGAATCAGGTCCAGAACAATATTCTAAACGGAAATCCGGTCAAAAATATCTCAAATAGTGAGGGTGATATCACGGGAATAGAGATTCGTTCCTGCCACAGTCCGCTTCGGGAAATTGAGGTGTTACACCAGTTTTTACTGGAGAAATTTGAAGAAGATGATACGCTTCATCCCGATGATATTCTTGTAGCCACTCCGGATCTGGATACCTATCGGCCGTATATCAAAGCGGTATTTGATCAGGCTGAAAATGACGTTCCACACATTCCATATCACGCCGGATATTCTGCAAGACAAACGGATGTGGGAATCGAGAGAGCCCTTCTGCGACTGTTGTCCTTGATCGATTCCAGATTTAAACAATCGGACGTAATTGATCTTTTTATGATGAAACCGGTTTATCAATCCTATGGGATTTCAGAATCGGATTGCCACAAGCTAAAACGGTGGATCGAAGAAAATCATGTGGTTTGGGGATTGGATGCGAATCACAGAAAAGAGTTTGATCAGCCGCCAGAAGAGCTGCAGACCTGGAGTTCGGCACTGCGACGGGGTTGGTTTGGGAATCTATTAGGCGGAAAAGAGGGAGAAGTTGTGGATGAGATGCTTCTTTATCAGTCTATACGGACGACAAATGATCAGCAAACCTGGTCAGCATTTTCCAACTACCTTTCCCAGCTGGATAATATGCGGAAGGAGGTCAAACAAAAGAAATCTTGTGGCGATTGGTCAAAATGGCTGACAGATCGTATGAAATCTATTTTTGATGATCTACTCCTGGAGAGCGTGGAGGCACAGACTATCAAACGAACGATGGGGCAGATTCAGGAGCAGGCTGAGGTTGCGGGATGTGAAAGAAAAATCTCCTTTTCACTTTTTAAGAGTGAACTAAGCTCTTTGCTGGACCGATACAGAGCCTCCGGTGCGTTGTTCACAAAGGGTGTTACATTCAGTTCTATGGTGCCGGTTCGGAGTATTCCGTTTAAGATCATCGCGTTGATCGGCCTGAACGAGAGTAATTTTCCGCGCAAACAGATCAGCCCCGATTTCGATTTGATGGCTCAGAATCCGCTGCCGGGAGAAAGAAATCGGAAGAACGAGGATCGAAATCTTTTTCTTGAATCAATCATGGCTGCTGGTGAGGTTCATTATTGTAGTTTCATCGGTCAAAGTCCGGTAGATAATGAGGAGATTCCGCCGTCTACCATTGTGAGTGAATGGGTGGATGTGATCTCAAATTCATCAGGAATCGAAGTGAAAAAGATCATTAAAAAGGAAGCTCTCTCGGGATTTTCGCGTACAAATTTTGAATCAAAGAAAAATTATTCAGGAGTTTATTTACAAACCGCTCAGGCAATACAGGATGATGAAAATTCAATGTCCGGATTGAAAATTCATAAACCTATTCCTCTGGAAGAATCAGAAGAACCGATTCAGATTGATGAGTTATCACGCTTCTACAGCAATCCAATCCGTTGGTTCTTGCGAAAGCGGTTTGAGGTTTCATTGAGAGAATCTGACCAGGAGAAGGATGAATTTGAGCTGGATCATCTCGAAAAACATATTCTGTTTCAAAGAGTGTTCGGCTGGGTATTGGAGAGTATGTCAGATCAACAGATTCAGGAGTATTTAATGCAATCCGGCGCGGTACCGGTGGGGTGGTCGGGTGAGCGGAAAGTGCTGGATATTAAAAAAAATGTCCGCACAGCGATTTCCATCCTAAAAAATGCCGGAATTGATCCCAATCTGCATAAATTTCCGGTGAATGTATCTATAGGCGATCATCAACTTGAGGGAAATTTGACCAGCTATTCAGAAGCTCAATTTGTAGATATCACGCCTTCCGGTTTTTCCGGTAAGGTGGCACTCGATAGCTGGATAAAACATTTGTGTGGAGCTGTAAACGATCACTTTAGAGAAAAGAACTCTCTTCTTTTTTGTGAATTGAAAAAAGGAGAACCTAAAAAGAAAGTGTTTCGGCCGGTTCAGAATGCTGATGAGATTTTGACGGAGTTGATCGATTTTTACAGAGAAGGCGTGACAGCCCCTCAAACCTTTTTCCCGAAAACACTCTATGCATTTGAAGAGAGGGAAAGAGATGAGAAAACAGATTCATATAAAAAAGCTGCGAAGGCGTTTAATACAGACGATTATTCGTTTGGCGAAAATAGTGATCTTGCGGTCCAGGCTTTACTCGGAGAGGGAGTAGAATTTCGGCGAGAATTTATTACGGATCGATACCGGCAAATCATGGGTCGAATGATGGATTACATGGAGGAGGAGGATGATGAAACCGATCGATTCACTGTATGA
- a CDS encoding glycosyltransferase translates to MLLTVVIVTKNPGSDIFATLASILPLNDESVEVLIKDNSDDDSLKEINRCFQFTNFRYEHSSDDGIYDAMNQAIELAEGDYLYFLNAGDTYIDCDLLNILEKDNSKTDFFYGNIINLHPFARQISYSKYINKYSVYLRRVCHQAIVVKKEVFNQLGFFDTDLSVNADYLFMLKLFDRFKGKSLQKLISIYKGDGLSYKYTLSVKEKNHLKKELKKFYNPIELVLLGISKILLSWFITVKNFNKPK, encoded by the coding sequence TTGCTTCTCACAGTCGTTATTGTCACTAAAAATCCCGGTTCAGACATTTTTGCAACTCTTGCCAGTATTCTTCCATTGAATGATGAATCGGTAGAGGTTTTGATCAAGGATAATAGTGATGACGATTCACTAAAAGAGATTAACCGATGTTTTCAATTTACTAATTTTAGGTATGAACACTCATCCGATGATGGTATTTATGATGCGATGAATCAGGCAATTGAACTGGCAGAAGGTGATTATCTCTATTTCTTGAATGCGGGGGACACCTACATCGATTGTGATTTATTGAATATTTTGGAAAAAGATAATTCTAAAACAGATTTCTTCTACGGGAACATCATTAACCTTCATCCATTCGCACGCCAGATTTCATATTCAAAGTATATTAATAAATACAGCGTATATCTTCGGCGTGTTTGCCATCAGGCCATAGTAGTAAAAAAAGAAGTTTTTAATCAGCTTGGTTTTTTTGATACAGACCTGAGTGTTAATGCTGATTATCTCTTTATGTTAAAGCTTTTTGATCGGTTTAAGGGAAAGTCACTTCAAAAACTCATCAGTATATATAAAGGCGACGGACTTTCTTACAAATATACATTGTCGGTCAAAGAAAAAAATCATTTGAAGAAGGAGCTAAAAAAGTTCTATAATCCAATAGAATTGGTTCTTCTTGGTATCAGTAAGATTCTGCTTTCCTGGTTTATCACTGTTAAAAATTTCAACAAGCCGAAATGA